In a genomic window of Nostoc sp. UHCC 0870:
- a CDS encoding SDR family NAD(P)-dependent oxidoreductase, with the protein MKHLEGKVALVTGATRGIGKGIAIALGEAGATVYITGRRLNQNSSDDIAGSLSETQLAVEQAGGVCIPVQVDHSDDEQVRLLFERIEDEQQGKLDLLVNNVYAGVPALTDAQGKPFWECEPSLWDACNNVGLRSHYIASVFASRIMAKQKQGLICNISSWGGLSYIFGAAYGAGKAGCDRLTSDMAVELKPYNITAVSIWPGIVGTELFSQLASEMAEQNTHNQTTSVISERYNWETPLFTGRVIAKLATEPNIIRRTGRVQIVAELAQQYRIVDQDGNLPASLRSLRFLIPSALPSLRKHSWLIPDIKVPWSLLLLTALKSPKI; encoded by the coding sequence CTGAAACACCTTGAGGGAAAAGTGGCATTAGTCACAGGTGCGACACGGGGTATTGGCAAGGGAATTGCGATCGCACTTGGTGAAGCCGGAGCGACTGTATATATTACAGGACGCAGGTTAAACCAAAACTCTAGCGATGATATTGCAGGTAGTCTGAGTGAGACTCAATTAGCCGTAGAACAAGCAGGGGGCGTATGTATTCCCGTGCAGGTAGACCACAGCGATGATGAGCAGGTGCGGTTACTGTTTGAGCGTATCGAAGATGAGCAGCAGGGAAAACTCGACCTACTGGTGAATAACGTTTATGCAGGAGTCCCGGCATTAACGGATGCTCAAGGTAAACCCTTTTGGGAATGTGAACCGAGTCTGTGGGATGCTTGTAACAACGTTGGTCTGCGTAGCCATTATATAGCCAGTGTATTTGCTAGTCGCATCATGGCCAAGCAAAAACAGGGGCTAATTTGTAACATTTCCTCTTGGGGTGGTCTGTCCTATATATTTGGTGCAGCTTATGGTGCTGGGAAAGCCGGCTGCGATCGCCTCACATCTGATATGGCTGTAGAGTTAAAACCATACAATATTACTGCTGTTTCCATCTGGCCGGGAATCGTGGGTACAGAACTCTTTTCCCAACTCGCCTCAGAAATGGCGGAGCAAAATACCCATAATCAAACAACCTCAGTCATCAGTGAGCGATATAACTGGGAAACTCCCTTATTCACAGGACGCGTAATAGCTAAATTAGCTACAGAACCAAACATCATCCGCCGTACAGGACGCGTACAGATTGTAGCTGAATTAGCTCAACAATACAGAATTGTAGATCAAGATGGCAACCTACCTGCATCCCTACGTTCACTACGATTTCTTATCCCTTCTGCCCTACCTAGCCTCAGAAAACATTCCTGGCTCATCCCAGATATTAAAGTACCTTGGTCACTCTTACTATTAACCGCCCTCAAATCCCCTAAAATTTAA
- a CDS encoding SDR family NAD(P)-dependent oxidoreductase produces the protein MTQLSQTVILITGASGGFGLELTRQLLEAGSRLILTNTNETVLRERVAEIQQEVKTGEVLACLSVDLATREGCETLYRQVKALNIPVDILINNAGIGLFGRMDEVPSEKWERIIQVNLLAPMRLSALFAADMIARQQGHIVNISSLAGWTAFGGMAHYAASKFGLRGFSEGLFNEVKDYNVKVTAVYPFFSRTPILKSERYGTIAKKFQGFPEDLVTNPADVMRETIQGIVRNQLHVFPDKTAQRVHLLKRYFPQLLDWIIARSGRRLKSGQSK, from the coding sequence ATGACTCAACTATCCCAGACGGTTATTCTCATTACCGGTGCATCCGGTGGGTTCGGACTGGAACTAACCCGACAGTTATTAGAGGCTGGTAGCCGACTGATTTTAACGAATACAAACGAAACTGTCTTGCGTGAGCGAGTCGCAGAAATTCAACAAGAAGTCAAAACAGGTGAAGTCCTAGCTTGTCTGAGTGTTGATTTGGCTACACGGGAGGGATGTGAAACCCTTTATAGACAAGTAAAAGCACTAAATATCCCCGTTGATATTTTAATTAACAATGCTGGGATTGGCTTATTTGGTCGCATGGATGAAGTTCCGAGTGAGAAATGGGAACGCATTATACAAGTAAATCTACTAGCACCAATGCGGTTAAGTGCCTTATTTGCGGCTGATATGATTGCTCGTCAACAGGGTCATATTGTTAATATTTCTTCCTTAGCGGGGTGGACAGCATTTGGTGGAATGGCTCATTATGCAGCCAGCAAATTTGGCTTGCGTGGTTTCAGTGAGGGGCTGTTTAACGAAGTCAAAGACTACAATGTCAAAGTAACAGCCGTTTATCCTTTCTTTAGCCGTACCCCCATTCTGAAGTCAGAACGGTATGGAACTATAGCTAAAAAATTCCAAGGTTTTCCAGAAGATTTGGTGACAAATCCAGCCGATGTCATGCGTGAGACGATACAAGGAATCGTTCGCAATCAACTGCACGTATTTCCAGATAAGACTGCTCAACGTGTCCATCTGCTCAAACGATATTTTCCCCAGTTACTTGACTGGATTATTGCTAGGTCTGGGAGGAGGTTAAAAAGTGGTCAGAGCAAATAA
- a CDS encoding pentapeptide repeat-containing protein translates to MRFARLRSASLRYARLRFARMRFARLRFAPLRSAPLRNCPTILIKFLGSRPSL, encoded by the coding sequence CTGAGGTTTGCGCGACTGAGGTCTGCGTCACTGAGGTATGCGCGACTGAGGTTTGCGCGAATGAGGTTTGCGCGACTGAGGTTTGCGCCACTGAGGTCTGCGCCACTGAGAAATTGTCCAACTATACTGATAAAGTTTTTAGGCTCAAGACCATCGCTGTAA
- a CDS encoding pentapeptide repeat-containing protein, translating into MRTNLSGADLSGADLIRTNLSGADLSGADLSGANLNDANFSGANLIRADLSGADLSDANLSRADLSRANLSGADLSGADLSGAYLSDANLSRADLSRANLSGADLSGADLSSEIGGDMRWDENTKW; encoded by the coding sequence ATTCGCACAAACCTCAGTGGCGCAGACCTCAGTGGCGCAGACCTCATTCGCACAAACCTCAGTGGTGCAGACCTCAGTGGTGCAGACCTCAGTGGCGCAAACCTCAATGACGCAAACTTCAGTGGCGCAAACCTCATTCGCGCAGACCTCAGTGGTGCAGACCTAAGTGACGCAAACCTCAGTCGCGCAGACCTCAGTCGCGCAAACCTCAGTGGCGCAGACCTCAGTGGCGCAGACCTCAGTGGTGCATACCTAAGTGACGCAAACCTCAGTCGCGCAGACCTCAGTCGCGCAAACCTCAGTGGCGCAGACCTCAGTGGCGCAGACCTCAGTAGTGAAATCGGGGGAGATATGCGTTGGGATGAAAATACAAAATGGTAG
- a CDS encoding nucleotidyltransferase family protein, producing MDHRTRLQMILADTPVGQVLPAIAQLHLPNWWLAGGAVRNTVWRSIFGEECGLFIKDFDIAFFDQTGDRTQELAAKTSLTQQFPDYEFDVKNQASFARWRSGRRPYTSTEDGIQDWLHTATAVGVRLNTQGEWECFAPYGFDDLFNGIIRPTPAHIDDPDAHNKASTFLAKCPHLINS from the coding sequence ATGGATCATCGAACTCGCTTACAAATGATTTTGGCTGATACACCTGTGGGTCAAGTATTACCTGCGATAGCTCAATTACATCTCCCCAATTGGTGGTTAGCTGGGGGTGCGGTGAGAAATACTGTTTGGCGTTCCATCTTTGGAGAGGAATGTGGGTTATTTATTAAAGATTTTGATATTGCTTTCTTTGATCAAACAGGCGATCGCACCCAAGAATTAGCCGCTAAAACCAGCTTGACACAACAGTTTCCCGATTATGAGTTTGATGTCAAAAATCAAGCTAGTTTCGCCCGTTGGCGTTCTGGCCGCCGTCCCTACACTAGTACAGAGGATGGGATTCAAGATTGGTTACACACGGCGACGGCTGTCGGTGTGAGGTTAAATACTCAAGGGGAATGGGAATGTTTTGCCCCCTACGGATTTGATGATTTATTTAATGGCATCATTCGACCGACACCAGCACATATTGATGATCCTGATGCTCACAATAAAGCATCTACCTTTTTAGCCAAGTGTCCGCATTTGATTAATTCGTAA
- a CDS encoding glycoside hydrolase family 3 N-terminal domain-containing protein, translating into MPVSQQIESFGNHLILGISGTTLSDEDKRALSELKPVGVIFFGKNFLDGVPYEVWLESFRDLHHQIREYAGRESMFFTLDHEGGRVVRTPLPITRFPHAILLRSHSREVAKATGRELKSLGINISWSPVADIYSNPQNPIIGFRAFGSTPETTAKAVCEYYKGLKASGIVGSAKHFPGHGDTSKDSHVELPILNLSIEDLRVRELIPFKALIEAQIPIMMTAHILFPKIDPDWPATLSPAILKTILREELGFGGVVVSDDLDMKAVSDMFTQQGTVARAFNAGCDLFIVSRNIHSSSMERTYKIAEDFATALSQGSLATFVVEAARARIEKLLAITPQYDVKTLDKDTLLQHAQLAIACAFEASYS; encoded by the coding sequence ATGCCAGTATCACAACAAATAGAAAGCTTTGGCAATCACCTCATTCTTGGTATTTCTGGTACTACCTTAAGTGATGAGGATAAACGCGCTCTGAGTGAATTGAAACCTGTAGGGGTAATATTTTTCGGCAAAAATTTTCTGGATGGTGTCCCTTATGAGGTGTGGCTGGAAAGTTTTAGGGATTTGCACCATCAAATCAGAGAATATGCTGGACGTGAGTCGATGTTTTTTACATTAGACCATGAAGGCGGGCGAGTCGTGCGGACACCTTTACCAATTACAAGGTTTCCTCATGCTATATTGTTGCGATCGCACTCACGGGAAGTAGCCAAAGCCACAGGTAGAGAATTAAAATCACTGGGGATTAATATATCTTGGTCTCCTGTAGCAGATATTTATTCCAACCCCCAAAATCCTATTATTGGATTTCGCGCTTTTGGTAGCACCCCTGAAACTACTGCTAAAGCTGTCTGTGAATATTACAAGGGACTCAAAGCATCGGGAATTGTGGGATCTGCCAAGCATTTCCCCGGACATGGAGATACTAGTAAAGACTCTCATGTGGAATTACCAATCCTCAATCTCAGTATAGAAGACTTACGAGTACGAGAATTAATCCCATTTAAAGCTTTGATTGAGGCACAAATTCCCATCATGATGACAGCTCATATTCTCTTTCCCAAAATAGATCCTGACTGGCCTGCGACTCTCTCACCAGCCATTCTTAAAACCATCCTGCGGGAAGAATTGGGATTTGGGGGTGTGGTGGTGTCTGACGACTTAGATATGAAAGCTGTCTCCGATATGTTTACTCAACAGGGAACAGTAGCGCGTGCATTTAACGCTGGGTGTGATTTATTTATCGTGTCGCGCAATATTCATTCATCATCTATGGAACGGACTTATAAAATAGCTGAAGATTTTGCTACGGCGTTAAGTCAGGGTAGCTTGGCTACATTTGTAGTTGAAGCTGCTAGAGCCAGAATTGAAAAATTATTAGCAATTACACCACAATATGATGTGAAAACTTTAGATAAAGATACATTATTACAGCACGCCCAATTAGCGATCGCCTGTGCTTTTGAAGCAAGTTATTCATAA
- the pds gene encoding 15-cis-phytoene desaturase: MRVAIAGAGLAGLSCAKYLTDAGHTPIVLESRDVLGGLVAAWKDSDGDWYETGLHAFFGAYPNMLQLLKELGIEDRLQWKEHTLIFNQPDKPGTLSRFDVPDIPSPFNVIASILRNQDMLTWEQKIRFAIGLTPAVVRGQKYVEDMDKYSFLEWLEKQGVDERVTSDVFIAACKALTFINPDEVSATILLTALNRFLQERYGSKIAFLDGSPTERLCSPIVDHITAGGGEVRLNAPIKEIVLNEDGSVKHFVIRGLNGADDYIETADFYVCATSVDVIKAILPKPWQQMEFFQKLEGLEGVPVINLHLWFDRKLTEIDHLLFSRSPLLSVYADMSNTCREYANPDRSMLELVLAPAKDWISKSDEEIVTATLAELEKLFPDHFGGENPAKLLKSHVVKTPRSVYKATPGRQQYRPSQKTPIANFLLSGSYTMQRYLGSMEGAVLSGKLTAQAICESLPVANASNLQTLTRPPATNAATA; this comes from the coding sequence ATGCGAGTAGCGATCGCTGGTGCTGGTTTAGCAGGACTTTCCTGCGCGAAATATCTCACAGACGCAGGTCACACTCCCATTGTCTTGGAAAGCCGAGACGTACTGGGTGGTCTTGTGGCGGCGTGGAAAGACTCTGACGGCGACTGGTATGAGACTGGATTACACGCCTTCTTCGGTGCATATCCCAATATGCTCCAATTGCTCAAAGAGTTAGGTATTGAAGACCGACTCCAGTGGAAAGAGCATACACTGATTTTTAACCAACCAGACAAGCCTGGAACACTATCACGGTTTGATGTTCCCGATATTCCCTCTCCTTTCAACGTGATTGCGTCGATTCTTCGCAACCAAGATATGTTGACTTGGGAGCAGAAGATTCGCTTCGCCATCGGCCTAACTCCAGCAGTGGTTCGGGGTCAGAAGTATGTTGAGGACATGGACAAGTACAGCTTCTTAGAGTGGTTGGAAAAACAAGGTGTTGATGAGCGCGTGACAAGTGATGTGTTTATCGCTGCGTGTAAAGCACTGACCTTTATCAATCCCGATGAAGTTTCTGCCACAATCCTCTTAACTGCACTCAATCGCTTTTTGCAAGAACGATATGGCTCGAAAATAGCATTTTTGGATGGTTCGCCGACAGAAAGGCTATGCAGTCCGATTGTAGATCACATCACAGCCGGTGGTGGCGAAGTGCGGCTGAATGCACCCATCAAAGAAATTGTCCTTAATGAAGATGGTAGCGTCAAGCACTTTGTTATTAGGGGATTAAACGGTGCAGATGATTACATTGAAACCGCCGACTTTTACGTTTGTGCCACCTCAGTAGACGTGATCAAAGCAATATTACCCAAGCCTTGGCAGCAAATGGAGTTTTTCCAGAAGCTAGAAGGATTGGAAGGAGTGCCAGTTATTAACCTGCACTTATGGTTTGATCGCAAATTGACAGAAATTGATCACCTATTATTTTCGCGATCGCCCCTCCTCAGCGTTTATGCTGATATGAGCAATACTTGTCGTGAATACGCTAATCCCGACCGCTCAATGCTGGAATTAGTTCTAGCACCGGCAAAAGATTGGATTAGTAAATCTGACGAGGAAATTGTCACCGCCACTCTTGCAGAATTAGAAAAACTCTTCCCCGATCATTTTGGGGGAGAAAATCCAGCCAAACTGCTGAAATCTCATGTAGTGAAAACGCCGCGTTCAGTTTACAAAGCGACCCCCGGTCGTCAACAGTACCGTCCCTCCCAAAAAACTCCCATTGCCAACTTCTTGTTATCTGGGAGTTACACCATGCAACGCTATTTAGGCAGTATGGAAGGAGCTGTACTTTCTGGTAAGCTAACAGCGCAGGCGATCTGCGAATCACTGCCAGTGGCCAATGCCTCTAACCTGCAAACGCTAACCCGACCGCCTGCAACGAATGCTGCAACTGCCTGA
- the crtB gene encoding 15-cis-phytoene synthase CrtB — protein MLQLPDSPPRMKTLVSVDESYKICRQLTAKYAKTFYLGTLLMSPAKRQAIWAIYAWCRRTDELVDGPTAAITTPETLDLWEQHLESIFAGHPVENYDVALVDTLQRFALDIQPFRDMIAGQRMDLYRSRYETFEELYLYCYRVAGTVGLMSTSVMEIDTTGNTAPWHQRKQPYIPTEEAIANGIALQLTNILRDVGEDAKRGRIYIPLEDLAQFNYTEQEFFDGVVDDRWRALMRFQIERARQFYTKAEQGITHLAPDARWPVWAASMLYGQILDVIERQDYNVFNQRAYVPQWQKFRTLPMAWMRSQVL, from the coding sequence ATGCTGCAACTGCCTGATTCCCCCCCGCGCATGAAAACGCTGGTCTCTGTAGATGAGTCCTACAAAATTTGTCGGCAACTCACAGCCAAGTATGCCAAAACCTTCTACTTGGGTACTTTGTTAATGAGTCCGGCAAAACGTCAAGCTATCTGGGCAATTTATGCTTGGTGTCGCCGTACCGATGAACTAGTAGATGGTCCTACTGCTGCCATTACCACACCAGAAACCCTAGACCTATGGGAGCAGCATCTAGAGTCAATTTTTGCGGGTCATCCCGTAGAAAACTATGATGTAGCTTTGGTAGATACCCTGCAACGCTTTGCCCTCGACATTCAGCCCTTTCGGGATATGATTGCCGGGCAGCGTATGGACTTATACCGTAGTCGCTATGAAACCTTTGAGGAATTATACCTCTACTGTTACCGCGTCGCTGGTACAGTCGGCTTGATGTCAACATCTGTCATGGAAATAGACACCACCGGCAATACAGCCCCGTGGCATCAGCGTAAACAACCATATATTCCCACAGAAGAAGCGATCGCCAATGGTATTGCTCTTCAACTCACTAACATTCTCCGGGATGTTGGCGAAGATGCTAAGAGAGGGCGGATATATATTCCCCTAGAAGACTTAGCACAATTCAACTACACCGAACAAGAGTTCTTCGACGGCGTAGTCGATGACCGTTGGCGGGCGTTAATGCGCTTTCAAATTGAGCGGGCGCGGCAGTTCTACACCAAGGCTGAACAGGGCATCACTCATTTAGCCCCAGACGCACGCTGGCCTGTGTGGGCAGCATCCATGCTGTACGGGCAAATATTGGACGTAATCGAACGCCAAGATTACAACGTCTTTAATCAGCGTGCCTACGTCCCCCAATGGCAAAAGTTTCGCACCCTACCCATGGCTTGGATGCGATCGCAAGTGTTATGA
- a CDS encoding ABC transporter substrate-binding protein — translation MTRISAALALSLTTLATGFLMAACTTTNTTDGTASNTTASPAANTTTSSGTGLKIGSLLPTTGDLASIGQQMAPAVPLLVETVNACGGVNGQPVTLIEVDDQTDPKVGAAGMTKLATVDKVAGVVGSFASSVSTAAVSIAAQNKVMLISPGSTSPVFTEKAQKGDFQGFWARTVPPDSYQGPALAELAIKKGYKRVSTVVINNDYGVGFEKAFVQAFEKLGGTVVNKNNPVRYDPKATTFETEATAAFAGKPDAVLGVFYVETGSLLLKSAYQQGLTQGVQVMLTDGMKSDEFPAQVGKTSDGKYIVSGVIGTVPGSDGKALEAFKKLWQSKKGGSPGEFAPQSWDAAALLVLAAQAAKDNTGVGVANKIKEVSNAPGVEVSDVCEGLKLLKEGQDINYQGASGNVDVDANGDVIGVYDVWTVQDDGKLTVIDKVTPKQ, via the coding sequence ATGACAAGAATTAGTGCCGCTCTTGCCCTAAGTTTAACTACCCTCGCAACTGGGTTTTTAATGGCAGCTTGTACAACCACCAATACAACTGATGGTACAGCTAGCAACACCACAGCTAGCCCAGCCGCCAACACAACAACTAGCAGTGGTACAGGATTAAAAATTGGCTCTTTATTGCCAACAACGGGTGATTTAGCATCAATTGGGCAGCAAATGGCCCCGGCTGTTCCTTTGTTAGTGGAAACTGTTAACGCCTGTGGGGGTGTTAATGGTCAACCAGTGACTCTGATTGAAGTAGACGACCAAACAGACCCCAAAGTCGGTGCAGCTGGTATGACTAAACTAGCAACTGTAGATAAAGTTGCTGGTGTAGTTGGTTCATTTGCTAGCAGTGTTTCCACGGCGGCGGTGTCAATTGCAGCGCAAAATAAAGTCATGCTGATTTCGCCTGGTAGCACCAGCCCCGTATTTACCGAAAAAGCACAAAAAGGTGATTTTCAAGGTTTTTGGGCGCGGACAGTTCCCCCCGATAGCTACCAAGGGCCAGCCTTAGCCGAACTTGCCATAAAAAAAGGCTATAAGCGAGTTTCTACAGTTGTCATTAACAACGACTACGGAGTTGGGTTTGAAAAAGCATTTGTCCAAGCCTTTGAAAAATTGGGCGGGACTGTAGTTAACAAAAATAATCCTGTCCGCTACGACCCAAAAGCTACTACCTTTGAAACCGAAGCAACTGCGGCTTTTGCGGGTAAACCCGATGCCGTCTTGGGTGTTTTTTATGTAGAAACGGGTAGCTTATTATTAAAATCAGCTTATCAGCAAGGTCTAACCCAAGGCGTACAAGTCATGCTCACAGATGGTATGAAATCAGATGAATTTCCGGCTCAAGTGGGTAAAACCAGCGATGGTAAGTACATTGTTTCTGGCGTTATTGGCACTGTACCCGGTTCTGATGGTAAGGCATTAGAAGCTTTTAAAAAACTCTGGCAATCTAAAAAAGGTGGTTCTCCTGGGGAATTTGCGCCCCAATCTTGGGATGCAGCCGCTTTGTTGGTATTAGCAGCACAAGCCGCTAAGGATAACACAGGTGTTGGTGTGGCGAATAAAATTAAGGAAGTATCTAATGCACCTGGTGTAGAAGTCAGTGATGTCTGTGAAGGGTTGAAGTTACTCAAAGAAGGTCAAGACATTAACTATCAAGGTGCTAGCGGTAATGTAGATGTTGACGCTAACGGCGATGTCATCGGTGTCTACGATGTTTGGACAGTACAAGATGATGGCAAACTAACAGTGATTGATAAAGTTACTCCAAAGCAGTAG
- a CDS encoding serine hydrolase, which translates to MVFFSKDEQLENLGNSILEATWSAFPTLARNQIALTWIVYDPPVPVNTGGALTPDAFWHHPVRGFNYRGVECIYPASIVKLFYLVAANEWIEKGMIQTSKELERALRDMIVDSSNDATSLVVDILTGTTSGPELPPGPFETWKQQRYMINRYFQSLGWEEMETINVCQKTWGDGPYGRDRAFYGEMFENRNMLTTNAIARLLHSIVGGVAVSSERSQNMMALLKRSLNRDDLPKNVEEDQVTGFLGGGLPQSTQIWSKAGWTSQVRHDAAYIELPNQSPYLLVVFTEGKDHAQNRQLLPFISHLVEEAIAKSRV; encoded by the coding sequence ATGGTTTTTTTTAGCAAAGACGAACAACTAGAAAATCTGGGTAATAGCATTTTAGAGGCTACTTGGTCAGCATTTCCGACCTTAGCCCGTAATCAAATAGCATTGACTTGGATTGTTTATGATCCACCAGTCCCAGTTAATACTGGTGGGGCTTTAACTCCCGATGCTTTTTGGCATCATCCTGTACGCGGTTTTAATTATCGTGGTGTGGAATGTATTTATCCGGCGAGTATAGTTAAGCTGTTTTACTTAGTAGCAGCCAATGAATGGATAGAAAAAGGCATGATCCAAACCTCCAAGGAATTGGAGCGGGCTTTGCGCGATATGATTGTTGATTCTAGCAATGATGCTACCAGTTTAGTTGTCGATATTTTGACTGGGACTACATCCGGCCCGGAGTTACCACCAGGCCCCTTTGAAACTTGGAAACAGCAGCGTTATATGATTAACCGCTACTTCCAATCTTTGGGGTGGGAAGAGATGGAAACAATTAACGTCTGTCAAAAAACTTGGGGTGATGGCCCTTATGGAAGGGATAGAGCATTTTATGGGGAGATGTTTGAAAATCGCAATATGTTGACGACAAATGCGATCGCCCGTTTGTTACATAGTATCGTAGGAGGCGTAGCGGTTTCTAGTGAGCGATCGCAAAACATGATGGCTTTGCTCAAACGCAGTCTCAACAGAGATGATTTACCCAAAAATGTTGAAGAAGACCAAGTAACCGGCTTTTTAGGTGGCGGACTACCCCAATCTACTCAAATCTGGTCAAAAGCTGGCTGGACAAGTCAAGTACGTCATGATGCAGCCTATATCGAGTTACCAAATCAAAGTCCCTACTTATTGGTAGTATTTACAGAAGGCAAAGACCACGCCCAAAATCGGCAGCTATTACCTTTTATATCCCATTTAGTAGAAGAAGCGATCGCCAAAAGCAGAGTATAA
- a CDS encoding C40 family peptidase, translating into MLSNLESQILNLTSDEYQCLADLNLYDSSECTRLATQAAAGRHLRVTSNQQGTAIEVYLCEDDYPGWVSFSDVGLLQPATVLYQAQSLSEAEIQKLLPEVIAFTQQAMQQSNYYLWGGTVGPNYDCSGLMQAAFVSVGVWLPRDAYQQEAFTQSVTITELAPGDLIFFGTPIKATHVGLYLGDGHYIHSSGKEQGRNGIGIDILSEQGDVVSRSYYQQLRGAGRVVRSYEGRG; encoded by the coding sequence ATGCTCTCTAATTTAGAATCACAAATCCTCAACTTGACCTCAGATGAGTACCAGTGTCTAGCTGATTTAAACTTATATGATTCTTCTGAATGTACTCGCCTAGCAACTCAGGCCGCAGCTGGGCGACATTTGCGGGTAACATCAAATCAGCAAGGTACAGCAATTGAGGTGTATTTATGTGAGGATGACTATCCAGGTTGGGTATCTTTTAGTGATGTTGGTTTATTACAACCTGCTACTGTACTTTATCAGGCTCAGTCACTTTCCGAAGCTGAAATTCAAAAACTTCTACCAGAGGTGATTGCTTTTACTCAACAAGCTATGCAGCAGTCTAATTATTATCTCTGGGGTGGCACAGTGGGGCCAAATTATGATTGTTCTGGGTTAATGCAGGCGGCTTTTGTTTCCGTCGGGGTTTGGTTACCCAGAGATGCCTATCAACAAGAAGCTTTTACTCAATCTGTTACTATCACTGAACTAGCACCAGGGGATTTAATATTTTTTGGCACTCCGATAAAAGCTACCCATGTAGGGTTGTATTTGGGGGATGGTCATTACATCCATAGTTCTGGCAAAGAACAAGGACGTAATGGTATTGGAATTGACATCCTCTCGGAACAGGGAGATGTGGTCAGTCGGTCATACTATCAGCAGTTACGAGGGGCTGGGCGGGTTGTGAGAAGTTATGAGGGTAGGGGATAG
- a CDS encoding glycosyltransferase family 2 protein: MISAIVPDVSVVVPVRDEVESLPLLLEAIASSLSTSELSYEIICVDDGSSDGSAEFLKEQAQSRPDLKAVILRRNYGQTAAMAAGFKYALGNAIVTLDADLQNDPDDIPILLAKLEEGYDLVSGWRQNRQDGALNRLLPSKIANWLIRRTTSVYIHDYGCSLKAYRAELLADMNLYGELHRFLPALAYIEGARITEMPVRHHARRFGQSKYGLSRTFRVLMDLLTILFMKKFLTRPMHVFGLLGLISMILGAGIGIYLTFMKLAMGEMIGNRPLLILAVLLLVTGVQLFSFGLLAELLMRTYHESQGRPIYRVREVVAKKDK, encoded by the coding sequence TTGATTTCTGCTATTGTTCCAGATGTATCGGTGGTTGTGCCGGTGCGGGATGAGGTTGAGAGTTTGCCTTTGTTATTGGAGGCGATCGCTTCTTCTCTCTCTACTAGTGAGTTAAGCTATGAAATCATCTGCGTAGATGATGGTTCTAGTGATGGTTCGGCTGAGTTTCTCAAAGAACAAGCCCAAAGCCGCCCTGATTTAAAGGCGGTGATTCTGCGACGGAATTATGGACAAACTGCGGCGATGGCGGCTGGTTTTAAATATGCCCTAGGGAATGCGATCGTCACTTTAGATGCTGATTTGCAAAATGACCCAGATGATATCCCTATTCTCTTAGCCAAGCTAGAGGAAGGTTACGATTTGGTGAGTGGTTGGCGGCAAAATCGCCAAGATGGGGCATTAAATCGCTTGCTGCCTTCTAAAATTGCTAACTGGCTAATTCGTCGGACTACTAGCGTCTATATTCATGATTACGGCTGTTCGCTTAAAGCCTATCGAGCGGAACTATTAGCAGATATGAATCTCTACGGTGAACTACACCGCTTTCTACCTGCACTAGCTTACATCGAAGGCGCAAGAATTACGGAAATGCCTGTGCGTCATCACGCGCGGCGTTTTGGTCAGAGTAAGTATGGCTTATCGCGGACTTTCCGGGTATTGATGGATTTGCTCACCATCCTGTTTATGAAAAAGTTCCTCACCCGTCCCATGCACGTCTTTGGGTTGTTGGGGCTAATTTCGATGATTTTGGGGGCAGGTATAGGCATTTACTTGACGTTTATGAAGTTAGCGATGGGTGAGATGATTGGCAATCGTCCTTTGCTCATCTTGGCGGTGCTGCTTTTAGTTACGGGAGTACAACTATTTAGCTTTGGTCTGTTGGCAGAGTTATTGATGCGTACCTACCACGAATCCCAAGGAAGGCCTATATATCGCGTCCGGGAAGTTGTGGCAAAAAAAGATAAATAA